From Verrucomicrobiia bacterium, the proteins below share one genomic window:
- a CDS encoding protein kinase, producing MTKTENSRYKILEKLGEGGVGEVYLAEDTILGRKVAVKKLSSSRISDPDSRRRFIQEAKAQAILNHPNIATFYEVGETPEEVFIVMEYVEGRLLSQLVADGKISLSEVLDLAIQIGEGLGAAHEAGIVHRDIKPANILVTSRGSVKLTDFGLAKWGEASGLTQTGVRVGTAHYMAPEQVEGKKVDHRADIFSFGAVLYELVTARKPFDGETETAIFYELLNVTPQPLARYARGIPPELERVVQKCLAKDPDLRYQRMYELLADLRALRKSVKAGRLGTESSDGALAPSIAVLPFTNMSPEPENEYFSDGLTEEIIANLTKIRTLKVISRTSIMRYKRTAKSLRQVAAELSVQYILEGSVRKFGDHLRITAQLIDAFQDAHLWAETYRGTMEDVFDIQEKVAQEIAGALRLHLTPGESKELKKRYTENTEAYQLYLQGRFQWNKRTVEGFTKAIALFQEALQKDPRFALAYAGLADSYALLGETSLYARHPHDVYPKAREAAARALELDEGLAEAHTSMGYLKMNDYDWQGAEEEFKKSIELNPSYATTYHWYSGLLSATGRNEEAIRMMEKARDLDPISMPIQTDLGLSYYFARQYDRAIEQYRRALDLDPDFTRAYISLSSALALTGRHEEALTEVQKAIERTGDRSRVAYLGRVYARMGERKKALEAIEEVNEISQKRIVSPHSIALVYAALGEKDSAFEWLNKSLGEGYVELYTLKVDPWLDSLRDDPRFQELLEKARLKARLGR from the coding sequence ATGACAAAAACCGAAAATTCACGCTATAAGATTCTGGAAAAATTGGGGGAAGGAGGGGTGGGGGAGGTTTATCTGGCGGAGGATACCATCTTGGGGCGCAAAGTGGCCGTAAAAAAACTTTCTTCCAGCCGGATATCCGACCCGGATTCCCGCCGGCGTTTTATTCAGGAAGCCAAGGCCCAAGCCATTTTGAACCACCCCAACATCGCCACCTTCTACGAGGTGGGGGAAACCCCCGAAGAGGTTTTTATCGTCATGGAATACGTCGAGGGCCGCTTGCTTTCCCAGTTGGTGGCGGATGGGAAGATCTCGTTGTCCGAAGTTCTCGACTTGGCCATCCAGATTGGAGAGGGGCTTGGAGCGGCCCATGAGGCCGGCATTGTGCATCGGGACATCAAGCCGGCCAACATCTTGGTCACCTCCCGCGGATCGGTCAAGTTGACCGATTTTGGTCTGGCAAAATGGGGCGAGGCTTCCGGACTTACCCAAACCGGAGTACGGGTCGGCACGGCCCACTACATGGCCCCCGAGCAGGTGGAGGGAAAAAAGGTCGATCACCGGGCCGACATCTTCTCGTTCGGGGCGGTTTTGTATGAGTTGGTGACGGCCAGAAAGCCATTCGACGGTGAGACCGAAACGGCCATCTTTTACGAACTGTTGAACGTCACCCCGCAGCCCCTGGCCCGCTATGCCCGCGGCATCCCGCCGGAACTGGAGCGGGTGGTGCAAAAATGCCTGGCGAAGGACCCCGATTTGCGCTACCAGCGAATGTACGAGCTGTTGGCCGATTTGCGGGCGCTCAGAAAAAGCGTGAAGGCCGGTCGTCTTGGAACGGAAAGCTCGGACGGAGCGCTGGCCCCTTCGATCGCCGTTTTGCCTTTCACCAATATGAGCCCGGAACCGGAGAACGAATATTTCAGCGACGGTTTGACGGAGGAGATCATAGCCAATTTGACCAAAATCCGCACTTTAAAAGTCATCTCCCGCACCTCGATTATGCGGTACAAGCGGACGGCCAAATCGCTGCGGCAGGTCGCTGCGGAGCTCTCCGTTCAGTACATTCTGGAAGGGAGCGTCCGGAAGTTTGGCGACCATCTGCGCATCACCGCCCAGTTGATAGATGCTTTTCAGGATGCCCACCTCTGGGCCGAGACCTACCGCGGCACGATGGAGGACGTTTTCGACATTCAGGAAAAAGTGGCCCAGGAGATTGCCGGCGCCCTGCGGCTGCATTTGACGCCGGGGGAAAGCAAAGAGCTCAAAAAACGCTATACCGAGAACACGGAGGCCTATCAGCTTTACTTGCAGGGTCGTTTCCAATGGAACAAACGGACCGTGGAGGGGTTTACCAAAGCGATAGCGCTCTTTCAGGAAGCCCTTCAAAAGGATCCTCGTTTCGCCCTGGCTTATGCCGGTCTGGCCGACAGCTACGCCTTGCTTGGAGAAACGAGCTTGTATGCCCGGCATCCCCACGATGTCTATCCCAAAGCCCGGGAGGCGGCCGCCCGGGCCTTGGAACTGGACGAGGGGTTGGCGGAAGCCCATACCTCGATGGGCTATTTGAAGATGAACGATTATGACTGGCAGGGAGCGGAGGAGGAGTTCAAAAAGTCAATCGAACTCAATCCCAGCTACGCCACCACCTACCACTGGTACAGCGGCCTTTTGTCGGCGACCGGGCGGAACGAGGAAGCCATTCGCATGATGGAAAAAGCCCGTGATTTGGACCCCATCTCCATGCCGATTCAGACGGATTTGGGGCTCTCGTACTATTTCGCCCGCCAGTATGACCGGGCCATTGAGCAATACAGAAGGGCCCTCGATTTGGATCCCGACTTCACCCGCGCCTACATAAGCTTGAGTTCCGCGCTGGCCTTGACCGGGCGGCATGAAGAGGCCTTGACCGAAGTTCAAAAGGCGATTGAACGGACCGGCGACCGGAGCCGGGTGGCTTACTTGGGCAGGGTATACGCCCGGATGGGGGAACGGAAAAAGGCCCTGGAGGCGATAGAAGAGGTGAACGAGATTTCCCAAAAACGGATCGTCTCCCCCCATTCGATAGCCTTGGTCTATGCCGCGCTTGGAGAAAAGGATTCGGCCTTCGAATGGCTGAACAAGTCACTGGGGGAGGGGTACGTGGAGCTTTATACCTTAAAGGTTGACCCCTGGCTGGATTCCTTGCGGGACGACCCCCGCTTTCAG